A stretch of Rhizobium sp. TH2 DNA encodes these proteins:
- a CDS encoding alkaline phosphatase family protein, with amino-acid sequence MPLKSKLLLIILDGVPYRNFRTFMGNLEGWVKHGDAQVWKMRSVLPSTSACCYASIHTGVPPQVHGILSNEVRFRLSQPDIFSEVTKAGGRTGAVTHSYWSEFFNRYPFDLVRDMEYDEPEGPITHGRFHTMTGYNLINQMTPSDTDLFATLTMLTERHAIDYGILHTCTLDSMGHRFGHDTREMDHALFVMDAQLAAFLPRWREAGYEVMVCADHGQSPRGNHGGHADEQQDFAMYYFGEGRGPEHDTLLDQLSLAPTILNRLGVPRPSTMKAEPFLT; translated from the coding sequence ATGCCGCTAAAATCCAAACTCCTGCTCATCATCCTCGATGGCGTCCCCTATCGAAATTTCCGCACCTTCATGGGCAATCTCGAGGGCTGGGTGAAGCATGGCGATGCCCAGGTCTGGAAGATGCGGTCGGTGCTGCCGTCGACATCGGCCTGCTGCTATGCCTCGATCCACACCGGCGTGCCGCCGCAGGTCCACGGCATCCTCTCGAATGAAGTTCGCTTCCGCCTCAGCCAGCCGGACATCTTTTCGGAGGTGACCAAGGCCGGCGGCAGGACCGGTGCGGTAACCCATTCCTACTGGTCGGAATTCTTCAACCGCTATCCGTTCGATCTGGTGCGCGACATGGAATATGACGAGCCGGAGGGTCCGATCACCCATGGCCGGTTCCACACCATGACCGGCTACAATCTCATCAACCAGATGACGCCGAGCGACACCGACCTGTTCGCCACGCTGACCATGCTGACCGAACGCCACGCCATTGACTACGGCATCCTGCACACCTGTACGCTCGATTCCATGGGCCACCGCTTCGGCCATGACACGCGTGAAATGGACCATGCGCTGTTCGTCATGGACGCCCAACTCGCCGCCTTCCTGCCGCGTTGGCGCGAGGCCGGCTACGAGGTCATGGTCTGCGCCGATCACGGCCAATCGCCGCGCGGCAACCATGGCGGCCATGCGGATGAGCAACAGGATTTCGCGATGTACTATTTCGGCGAGGGTAGGGGCCCCGAGCACGACACCCTGCTCGACCAGTTGAGCCTGGCGCCGACCATCCTCAATCGATTGGGTGTACCGCGGCCATCGACGATGAAGGCCGAGCCATTTCTGACTTGA
- a CDS encoding EAL domain-containing protein yields MRAGVNRFSRRTAILSLLLSVVIIVMVAGGTVLSAIGQVSNHANRLDDERSRQTTDGALKTFVAQLGANLNDYAAWDDATANAYDPNGLAWMISNFGDMTVNSALFDVAVVIDAKRNVLMAYQDGKPQTVPMDQFFAPSIWILFDSALSPIDPAVPEAKAFIRTKSGIAAVGIALIRNKSGTLDQPSDKRLFLIFARHLDNKVQNLADTYVIDGLHLTTASSEVDNFVPVWDPSGTVLAKLTWPSRAPGDISYSQVSTKLIAAMSLFGFLLVAVFTIGLIEAKRLRSDEEAARQLSVTDRLSGLLNRAGLFRALDDLIDEARLAKSDVALLYLDLDGFKEVNDAYGHGCGDDLIRSVSAGFRCLIPPGATLARVGGDEFAIAFVMKNCDPAALKLADVILAFFDEPFQIGERIVTVGTSIGVASSQIGTINSEELVRRADIAMYKAKEMGRGRAFLYDGSMDSDREMILALEAELRVAIDRRQLTVVFQPLVSAATLRVTSVETLVRWSRPARGPVSPDVFIPVAEKTGLIEPLGIFVLEQACEKAKHWGDIVIAVNISPVQLRNPTFATQVARILDEAGIEPSRLTLELTEGYLIQNPQRASQSIDRLKALGVKIALDDFGSGFSSIGYLRQFGFDRLKIDRSMVAEIDTSDEARSILQATTALARSLGLPVTAEGVEREEQAMILRLCGCDELQGYLYGKPVPAEALADILVNEARFATGMMLRQTA; encoded by the coding sequence TTGCGCGCGGGAGTGAACCGGTTTAGCCGCCGGACCGCCATACTATCCTTGTTGCTCTCGGTCGTGATCATCGTCATGGTTGCCGGAGGCACGGTGCTGTCAGCAATCGGACAGGTTTCCAACCACGCCAACCGGCTCGATGACGAACGCTCCCGCCAGACCACGGATGGCGCTCTCAAGACGTTCGTCGCGCAACTGGGCGCTAACCTAAATGATTATGCGGCCTGGGACGATGCGACAGCCAACGCCTATGATCCCAATGGCCTTGCTTGGATGATCAGCAATTTCGGCGACATGACCGTGAACAGCGCGCTGTTCGATGTGGCCGTCGTGATCGACGCCAAGCGCAATGTGTTGATGGCCTATCAGGACGGCAAGCCGCAAACCGTGCCGATGGACCAGTTTTTCGCCCCGTCGATCTGGATCCTTTTCGACAGCGCGCTATCGCCTATCGATCCAGCGGTTCCGGAGGCGAAGGCATTCATCCGGACGAAATCGGGGATCGCGGCTGTCGGCATTGCATTGATCCGGAACAAATCCGGCACGCTCGACCAGCCCTCGGACAAGCGGCTGTTTCTCATCTTCGCCCGCCACCTCGACAACAAGGTGCAGAACCTCGCCGACACCTATGTGATCGACGGCCTGCACCTCACGACGGCATCCAGCGAGGTCGACAATTTCGTGCCCGTCTGGGACCCCTCGGGCACCGTGCTGGCCAAGCTGACCTGGCCCTCGCGGGCACCGGGCGACATCTCCTACAGCCAGGTGAGCACCAAGCTGATCGCGGCGATGAGCCTGTTCGGCTTTCTCTTGGTGGCTGTCTTCACCATAGGACTTATCGAGGCCAAGAGGCTGCGGTCCGATGAGGAAGCGGCGCGGCAGCTCTCGGTTACAGACCGGCTTAGCGGCCTTCTCAATCGCGCCGGCCTGTTTCGCGCGCTGGACGACCTCATCGATGAGGCGAGACTTGCCAAGTCCGATGTCGCGCTGCTCTATCTCGACCTGGATGGATTCAAGGAAGTCAACGATGCCTATGGCCATGGCTGCGGCGATGACCTGATCCGCAGCGTATCGGCCGGGTTCCGCTGCCTCATTCCACCGGGCGCGACGCTTGCCCGCGTCGGCGGTGACGAATTCGCCATCGCCTTCGTCATGAAGAATTGCGATCCCGCTGCCTTGAAGCTCGCCGATGTCATCCTCGCCTTCTTCGACGAGCCATTCCAGATTGGCGAAAGGATCGTGACCGTCGGCACCTCGATCGGGGTCGCCTCTTCTCAGATCGGGACGATAAACAGCGAGGAACTCGTGCGCCGCGCCGACATCGCCATGTACAAGGCGAAGGAGATGGGACGCGGACGCGCCTTCCTCTATGACGGTTCGATGGACAGCGACCGCGAAATGATCCTCGCGCTGGAAGCCGAACTCAGGGTGGCGATCGACCGCCGCCAACTCACCGTCGTCTTCCAGCCTCTCGTCAGCGCCGCGACACTCCGGGTCACATCCGTCGAAACGCTGGTGCGGTGGAGCCGGCCCGCCCGCGGACCGGTATCGCCCGACGTCTTCATTCCCGTGGCGGAAAAGACCGGGCTGATCGAGCCACTCGGCATTTTCGTGCTGGAGCAGGCCTGCGAGAAGGCGAAGCACTGGGGGGACATCGTGATCGCCGTGAACATCTCGCCGGTCCAGCTCAGGAACCCGACATTCGCCACACAAGTGGCCCGGATTCTGGACGAAGCAGGGATCGAACCCTCCCGCCTGACGCTCGAGCTCACCGAGGGCTATCTTATCCAGAACCCGCAACGTGCGAGCCAGTCGATCGACCGGCTCAAGGCGCTGGGCGTCAAGATCGCGCTCGATGATTTCGGTTCCGGCTTCTCCAGCATCGGCTATCTCCGCCAGTTCGGATTCGACCGCCTCAAGATCGACCGATCCATGGTCGCCGAGATCGATACGAGCGACGAAGCCCGCAGCATACTGCAGGCGACGACGGCGCTTGCCCGGTCGCTCGGCCTGCCTGTCACCGCCGAGGGCGTGGAACGCGAGGAGCAGGCCATGATCCTCCGACTCTGCGGCTGCGACGAATTGCAGGGCTATCTCTACGGCAAGCCGGTGCCGGCCGAAGCGCTTGCCGACATACTCGTCAACGAGGCCCGTTTCGCCACGGGTATGATGCTCCGGCAGACCGCATAG
- a CDS encoding BON domain-containing protein — protein MPIEPRDTSETAREEDYRDYEERDLDEGWPYADADGSRGRKRNVAYGQPAANFDAEENQGVEIAGQTAIVSEGGPALSRAIAHGAIDDDALEEEISDRLSLDDRIDESQITVTVHGGIAQLDGSVETREEQFVAEQIVEGVSGIRIVRNKLVLTGLDSHIPYDATE, from the coding sequence ATGCCCATAGAGCCTAGGGACACGAGCGAAACCGCCCGCGAGGAAGACTATCGCGACTACGAGGAGCGTGACCTCGATGAAGGGTGGCCTTATGCGGATGCGGACGGCAGCCGCGGTCGCAAACGCAACGTCGCCTATGGGCAACCTGCGGCCAATTTCGATGCCGAGGAAAATCAGGGAGTGGAGATCGCGGGACAAACGGCCATCGTGAGCGAAGGCGGTCCAGCTCTATCGAGGGCCATTGCCCATGGCGCGATCGATGACGATGCCCTGGAAGAGGAGATATCCGACAGGCTTTCCCTCGACGATCGGATTGACGAGAGCCAGATCACCGTCACCGTTCATGGCGGCATCGCCCAGCTTGACGGCAGTGTCGAGACGCGCGAGGAGCAATTCGTTGCCGAGCAGATCGTCGAAGGCGTTTCCGGCATCCGCATCGTGCGCAACAAGCTTGTACTCACCGGCCTCGATAGCCACATTCCATATGACGCAACGGAATAG
- a CDS encoding GDSL-type esterase/lipase family protein: MKTLFVAACLVVLGAFSTHASECNRYAIEITTSPVIYQWTSALEKASGLLAAPPSQADTILLGDSLLAFWPRDLAETQFGKGSVWNFAVGGSRTQHILWQLQKLGATNLHPREVVVLIGTNNLTDEKLPSCAIVAGIQAVVGRTHETWPGATVHVMGIPPRGFDFHFRDDARKSINHEVRRWIATVERTRYFEVDAMRMTCGRYGEAQSTLNLTPDEPKNRCENYADDFGHFKRPGYEVIYSALRDEIN; this comes from the coding sequence TTGAAGACTCTATTCGTTGCTGCATGTTTGGTCGTGCTTGGCGCTTTCAGCACCCATGCATCGGAATGCAATCGCTATGCGATCGAGATCACGACGTCGCCTGTGATCTATCAATGGACCAGCGCGCTCGAAAAGGCCTCTGGTCTGCTGGCGGCTCCGCCGAGCCAGGCGGACACCATCCTGCTCGGCGACTCGCTTCTTGCCTTCTGGCCGCGCGATCTCGCGGAGACCCAGTTCGGCAAGGGTAGCGTCTGGAACTTCGCCGTCGGCGGCAGCCGGACACAGCATATTCTCTGGCAACTGCAAAAGCTCGGCGCGACCAACCTGCATCCGCGCGAAGTCGTCGTGCTGATCGGCACCAACAATCTTACGGATGAGAAACTGCCGTCCTGCGCGATCGTCGCCGGCATCCAGGCGGTGGTGGGCAGGACGCATGAGACATGGCCGGGCGCGACCGTGCATGTCATGGGCATCCCGCCGCGTGGCTTCGATTTCCATTTCCGCGACGATGCGCGCAAGTCGATCAACCACGAGGTCCGCCGCTGGATCGCGACGGTCGAAAGAACCCGCTACTTCGAAGTCGATGCCATGCGGATGACCTGCGGCCGTTACGGCGAGGCGCAGAGCACGCTTAACCTCACGCCCGACGAGCCGAAAAACCGTTGTGAGAACTATGCCGACGATTTCGGCCATTTCAAGCGGCCGGGATATGAGGTGATTTACTCCGCACTGCGCGACGAGATCAATTAA
- a CDS encoding DUF1810 domain-containing protein, whose amino-acid sequence MSHADPFDLDRFVMAQAPVYDMALAELIGGKKLSHWMWFVFPQLRGLGRSSTAQQFGIDTLDEAHAYLAHPVLGVRLRESINAVLDCGETSLHEIFGSPDDVKFCSSMTLFALAAQGDGEIFDMALSKFCGGAKDEQTLALLNISA is encoded by the coding sequence ATGTCGCACGCCGATCCTTTCGATCTCGACCGCTTCGTGATGGCACAGGCGCCGGTCTATGACATGGCGCTCGCCGAACTTATCGGTGGCAAGAAGCTTTCGCACTGGATGTGGTTCGTGTTCCCGCAATTGCGTGGGCTCGGTCGCTCATCGACGGCGCAGCAATTCGGCATCGATACGCTCGACGAGGCGCACGCCTACCTCGCCCATCCGGTTCTCGGCGTGCGGCTCAGGGAAAGTATCAACGCCGTGCTCGATTGCGGTGAGACATCACTGCACGAGATATTCGGTTCGCCCGACGACGTGAAGTTCTGTTCATCGATGACGCTCTTCGCACTTGCCGCCCAGGGGGATGGCGAGATCTTCGATATGGCGCTGTCGAAATTTTGCGGCGGCGCAAAGGACGAGCAGACGCTGGCGCTTCTCAACATCAGCGCCTGA
- a CDS encoding alpha/beta hydrolase, translating to MTDYEKLIDAETWAFIDRTNSFYPPETIDYTIDQQRAVYDRMCREFFTGYPEGVSAETKVIALRDHNIPVRRYRAMKYDAHAVVIYYHGGGFVVGGLESHDDVCAEICYRTGFEVVSVDYRLSPEHKHPAAFDDALAAFEWVADGYDIPIVLAGDSAGGNLAAAVAHATRKHPGKPIGQMLIYPGLGGDMTKGSYVKHPDAPMLTMRDLTFYKDIRTGGKDATGDVSYMPLADGDFTNLPPTVIISAECDPLSSDGEAYRDRMLAAGGKAWWHEEAGLVHGYLRARHTVARARESFSRIVDAIKMLGRKEWTHPLHPPVKSEMARPSSSMAAVHPID from the coding sequence ATGACCGACTACGAAAAACTGATCGACGCGGAAACCTGGGCGTTCATCGACCGGACGAACTCCTTCTATCCACCCGAGACGATCGACTACACGATCGACCAGCAGCGCGCGGTCTACGACCGCATGTGCCGGGAATTCTTCACCGGCTATCCCGAAGGCGTCTCGGCCGAGACCAAGGTGATCGCGCTCCGCGACCACAATATCCCTGTCCGGCGCTATCGCGCGATGAAATACGATGCCCACGCCGTCGTCATTTATTATCACGGTGGTGGTTTCGTCGTCGGCGGCCTGGAAAGCCACGACGATGTCTGCGCCGAGATCTGCTATCGCACCGGCTTCGAAGTGGTTTCCGTCGATTACCGGCTTTCGCCTGAGCACAAGCATCCTGCTGCCTTTGACGACGCACTGGCTGCTTTCGAATGGGTCGCGGACGGATACGATATTCCGATCGTGCTTGCAGGCGACAGCGCCGGCGGCAATCTCGCCGCGGCGGTCGCTCACGCCACCCGCAAGCATCCTGGAAAGCCTATCGGGCAGATGCTGATCTATCCAGGTCTCGGCGGCGACATGACGAAAGGCTCCTACGTCAAGCATCCGGATGCGCCGATGCTGACCATGCGCGATCTCACGTTCTACAAGGATATCCGTACCGGCGGAAAGGACGCAACCGGCGACGTGTCCTACATGCCCCTCGCGGACGGGGATTTCACCAACCTACCGCCGACCGTGATCATATCGGCCGAATGCGATCCGCTGTCATCCGACGGCGAGGCCTATCGCGACCGGATGCTGGCTGCCGGCGGCAAGGCATGGTGGCACGAGGAAGCGGGACTGGTGCACGGCTATCTCCGCGCCCGGCACACCGTCGCGCGGGCGCGCGAAAGTTTCAGCCGCATCGTCGATGCCATCAAGATGCTCGGCCGCAAGGAATGGACCCACCCCCTGCATCCGCCGGTCAAGTCAGAAATGGCTCGGCCTTCATCGTCGATGGCCGCGGTACACCCAATCGATTGA
- a CDS encoding acyltransferase family protein: protein MRAYYLDRIRIVLTILVIAHHSAITYGASGGWFLRLVDDKSTSSLVLTLLAAVNQAFFMGFFFLISGYLTPSSHDRKGWPDFTRDRLIRLGLPTLFFGFIIGPLTVAIARTRSWDFAGEWFGIIAQGRFVIGPMWFAYALLLCSLAYVAWRKLVPVKPAPRKPIPGHRTWILAALGVGAAALIIRQFVPVGEEVLELQLGYFASYVFLFALGCIAERYGWLADVKRKHAMPWVIAAAVAIPLLPIALIVGEQIGQTNFATGFSFPAVFYAFWEPVVAWGIIAGMLWIFHLRFNEPDKRWGGLARQTYGAFIVHPPVIVTIAILLENLPAPALVKFLLLTALGTSGSFAVAWAIRKIPFVRLAV from the coding sequence ATGCGCGCATATTATCTGGACCGGATCAGGATCGTTCTGACGATCCTGGTGATCGCGCATCATAGCGCCATCACCTATGGCGCCAGCGGCGGATGGTTCCTGAGACTGGTGGATGACAAGAGCACGTCCAGTCTCGTCCTGACCCTGCTCGCAGCCGTCAACCAGGCCTTCTTCATGGGCTTCTTCTTCCTGATCTCGGGCTACCTGACGCCGAGCTCCCATGATCGCAAGGGCTGGCCCGATTTCACCCGCGACCGGCTGATAAGGCTCGGCCTGCCGACCCTGTTCTTCGGTTTCATCATCGGTCCGCTGACGGTGGCGATCGCCCGGACGCGGAGCTGGGATTTCGCGGGCGAATGGTTCGGCATCATTGCGCAAGGCCGTTTCGTGATCGGCCCGATGTGGTTTGCCTATGCGCTGTTGCTCTGCTCGCTCGCCTATGTCGCCTGGCGGAAGCTGGTGCCCGTGAAGCCCGCGCCGCGAAAGCCTATTCCCGGACATCGGACATGGATCCTCGCTGCCCTTGGTGTCGGCGCCGCAGCCCTGATCATCCGGCAATTCGTGCCGGTGGGGGAAGAGGTGCTCGAGCTTCAGCTCGGCTATTTCGCCTCCTATGTCTTCCTGTTTGCGCTCGGCTGCATTGCGGAACGCTACGGTTGGCTCGCCGATGTCAAACGCAAGCACGCCATGCCCTGGGTGATCGCAGCGGCGGTCGCCATTCCGCTGCTGCCAATTGCGCTGATCGTGGGCGAACAGATCGGCCAGACGAATTTCGCCACCGGCTTTTCATTCCCGGCGGTCTTCTATGCTTTCTGGGAGCCTGTCGTGGCCTGGGGCATCATCGCAGGCATGCTGTGGATCTTCCATCTCAGGTTCAACGAACCCGACAAGCGCTGGGGCGGGCTCGCGCGGCAGACATATGGCGCCTTCATCGTCCATCCGCCTGTCATCGTGACGATCGCGATCCTCCTGGAAAACCTCCCCGCACCGGCGCTGGTCAAGTTCCTGTTGCTTACAGCGCTCGGCACATCAGGGTCGTTCGCAGTCGCATGGGCGATCCGCAAGATTCCCTTCGTCAGGCTCGCCGTCTGA